TCCGCATGAACGTCGGCGGCGCGGTGCTGGACGTTCCCGGCCTGCGCACTTCCGGGCTGTTGGCGGCCATGGCGTCGGTGCTGTCGGGCGTGACGCTCGGGCAGATCCAGCAGGTGATCACCGAATCGGTCAACAACTCGATCGCGGGTGAGCAGGCACAGCCGGGCGACGAGGACCGCCGCAACGAGGGCGACATCGTCGTCACCGACGAGGCCTGCAAGCCGGCCTGACCGCCAGCGCGCTAGGCAGCGCTTCAGAACCGCGGCAGGTCCGGGTGCGCCAGCCGGCCGCCGCGCACCAGCATCTTGCCGTACTCGGCGCAGCGGTTCAGCGTCGGGATCACCTTGCCGGGGTTGAGCAGGCCCGCCGGGTCGAAGGCGCGCTTCAGGGCGCGCATCTGCTCCATCTCGCCGGGGCTGAACTGCACGCACATGGAGTTGAGCTTTTCCACGCCGACGCCGTGCTCGCCGGTGACGGTGCCGCCCATGGCGACGCTGGTCTCCAGGATCTCGGCGCCGAACTGCTCGCAGCGGCGCAGCTGGTCGGCGTCGTTGGCGTCGAACAGGATCAGCGGGTGCAGGTTGCCGTCGCCGGCGTGGAACACGTTGGCGCAGCGCAGGCCGTACTTCTTCTCCATGGCCTGGATCGCCAGCAGGATGTCGGCCAGCCGCTTGCGCGGGATGGTCGAGTCCATGCACATGTAGTCGGGGCTGATGCGGCCCGAGGCCGGGAAGGCGTTCTTGCGCCCGCTCCAGAAGCGCATCCGCTCGGCCTCGTCGCGGCTGACGGCGATGGCGGTGGCGCCGGCCGCGCGCAGCACCTGATCCATGCGGGCGACTTCCTCCTGCACCTCCTCGGGCGTGCCGTCGCTCTCGCACAGCAGGATGGCCTCGGCCGCCAGGTCGTAGCCGGCGTGGACGAAGTCCTCGACCGCCGCGGTCATCGGCTTGTCCATCATTTCCAGCCCGGCCGGGATGATGCCGGCGGCGATCACCGCCGCCACCGCGTCGCCGGCCTTTCGCACGTCGTCGAAGCTGGCCATGATGCAGCGTGCCAGTTGCGGCTTCGGGATCAGCCGCACGGTGACCTCGATCGCCACCGCCAGCATGCCCTCGCTGCCGATCACGGCGGCCAGCAGGTCATAGCCGGGCGCGTCCAGCGCCTCGCTGCCGAACACGACCGGTTCGCCGGCGGCGGTGAAGCCGCGCACCCGCAGCACGTTGTGCACCGTCAGGCCGTACTTGAGGCAGTGGACGCCGCCGGAGTTCTCGGCCACGTTGCCGCCGATGGTGCAGGCGATCTGGCTGGAGGGGTCGGGCGCGTAGTACAGGCCGTGGGCCGCGGCCGCTTCGCTGATCGCGAGGTTGCGCACGCCGCACTGCACGCGCGCCGTTCGGCTGGCCGGATCGATGGCCAGGATGCGGTTGAAGCGGGCCAGCGACAGCGTGACGCCGCCGCGGTGCGGCATGGCGCCGCCCGACAGGCCGGTGCCGGCGCCGCGCGCCACCACCGGCACGCCCAGCGCATGGCAGGCGCGCAGCACGCCCTGCACCTGTTCCTCGGTCTCGGGCAGCGCCACCGCCAGCGGCCGCTCGCGGTAGGCGGTCAGGCCGTCGCACTCGTAGGGGGTGGTGTCCTCGGCGTGCCAGAGCAGCGCGTGCGCGGGCAGCACCGCCTGCAGCGCGGGCAATACGCGCTCGAGGCTGGCCTGGGTCGTGGCAACGGGCTCCAGCAGGGCGTTCATGCCGCCTAGGGTAGCGGTTTGCCCGGCGCGCGGGCTGAAGATTCTTCAGCCCTCGGCGCCGTGCAGCTCACGTGCGAGCCGCCTTTCCGCGTCAGTCGTCGCGAATATCGACGAGCTGCAGCTGCTCGTCGATGTAGAAGGCGACACCACCCGAGCCGCCGCGCGTGCGGGCCTCGAAGCGCACGATCCGGCCCAGCTCGGGCGCATACCAGGCGGTGGCCGTGTAGCGGCCCTGCGGGTTGGTGGCGGGGCCGAGGGTGCGGCTGGTGTAGCCGGTGAACGCCACCTGCACGACCCGCAGCTCGCGCTCCTTCAGCCGCATGGTCGTCTCGCCCAGCGTGCGCGCGTCCAGCTCCATGCCCACGAACTGCCCGGGAACGCCGCTGCTGTACCTGATGCTCCAGGCCGAGCCGCGCTGCGGCTCGGCCGTGATCCAGCCGCCCGGCGGCATCGCCACCTCGTATTCGCCGCCGATGGCCTGGGTCAGCGTGACCACGGCGCCGCCGGGCCGCTCGACCCGCGTTCCCTGGTTGAACACCAAGCGGTCGCTGTCGACCCGGTCGAGCCGGTACACCACTGTGCGTACCGCGCCGGTGAGGCGGTCGCGCAACTGGTACTCGAAGACCTGCCCGCGGCCGGGCGCCCGCGCCGCCTGCCGGCCCTCGGCGTGCGCCGCCAGTGCCCGCTGCGCGCGCTGCGGCACCTCGGCAATCCAGCTGGCCGGCAGGGCGAAATTCAGGTTCTGCGCGTCCCGCAGCATGAAGGTGGTGATGCCGATCAGGCGGCCGCGCGCGTCGAACAGGCCGCCCCCGCTGGATCCGTTGGAGATCGGCACGGTGATCTGCAGGGCCGTGAAGTCGCCGCTGGCGGAGCGGCGCACACCTGACAGCAGCCCGTCGCTGATGGTCTGCTCCAGCCCGCGCGGACTGCCGATGGCATAGACGCGCGAGCCGACCCTTACCTCATCGACGCTGCCGATCGGGACGGCGGGCGCGGTGAAGTTCCTCACCTTCAGCAGGCACAGGTCGCGTTCGGGATCCGGCTGGTCCAGGGTGGCGCCGTAGCTGACGTTCTCGCGGCCGACCAGCACCCGCGAGGCCCGGGTCAACACATGGCAATTGGTGACGAGGCTGCCCGGCGCGATCACCACTGCGCTGCCGGTGGCGAGCGGTCGGCCGTTCGCGTCGAGGGTCTCCACTGTCCAGACGCTGGGCGCCAGTCGTTCGAACAGCTGCTCGGGCGCCAATGCGCCGGTGTCCTGGGCGCTCGTGGGGGCGGCGGCCAGGAGGGACAGCACGCCGGCGGCGAAGGATGCGCGTAGCTGCATGGGGCTCCCTCAGCGTGCCGGTGGCAGCAGGCCGCGCAGATCGTCCAGGGTGACGGCGCCGGGAGAGGGCGCCGTGGCGGGGGCGGGCGTGGGCGTGGGTGCAGGCTCAGGTGCGGGTGAAGTCGCGGTCGCCCTGCCCGCCGAGGGAGCGGAGCGATTCGGCGCCAGCGGGATCGAGCCGGTGTAGGCCAGGCTCTGGACGGCGGCGGCGCCCGCATCCGGCGGATGCAGGGTCAGCGTGGGACGGCCGACCAGCAGGCCCATGGTGATGTGCAGGCTGACGTACACCGTGTCCTGGCCGCGCAGGTCGAAGTCCACCGACGATTCGGATTCGGTGCGGGCGCTGGCCGTGTAGTGGCCGGCGGGCCGGTCCACGAAGAAGAAGGCCCCCGGCTGCAGCGCGCCCACGTCCTCGCCGCCGAGCCGGATGTCGGGTTGTACCGCCGCGCCCACGGCACTGTTGTCGCGGAAGAAGAAGATGCGGCCCTCGCCGCCCCGCAATTGGGGCAGGTTCGCCTGGACTTCGGTGAACCGCGGGCCGGTGGCGGCGCAGGCGGCCAGCAGGACGGAGAAGCAGGCCACGGCCAAGCGGATGCATCTCATGGGTCTTCTCCTCCAGTAAGGGTCGGCGTTGGCCGCGCGGGGGTGCAGGCCGGCATCGCCTGCTTCCTGCTGCCCCCTGCCGGTGCCGCCGTCTCTGCCGGCAACTCTACAGCAGCGCGGCCTTGCGTTAACTCAGGCTCTTCCTGAGCCAGTCGGCGAACGCCGCGCACTCCCAGCGCTCCATCGCGCCGGTGCCCCAGCACAGGTAGTGGGCGTGCGGGCTGGGCACGTTGCGCTCGGAGATGCGCGCCAGCCGCCCGTCCTCCAGCCAGGGCTGGCCCAGCTTGAGCCGCACCAGCGCGATGCCCAGCCCCTGCGCGGCGGCATCGCACATCAGGCCGATGTCGTTGAAGGAGGAGCCCTCGGTGGGCTCGGGCGCATCCACGCCGTGCGCCAGGAACCAGGTGCGCCAGGGCTCCAGCGGGCTTTTCAGCAGCCGCGCGGCCAGCAGCTCGTCGAGGGTGTCGAACGGCCCGTGCTCGCGCAGGAAGGCGGGCGAGGCCAGCGGCGTGACGTCGTCGGTCAGCAGGCACAGGTGCTCGACGTCGGCGTAGCGGCCGCGGCCGAAGCGGATGGTCAGGTCGGCGTCCTCGGCCACCACGTCGAGCAGCGGGATGGAGACCTGCAGCGTCAGGTCGAT
The sequence above is a segment of the Ramlibacter tataouinensis genome. Coding sequences within it:
- a CDS encoding FAD-linked oxidase C-terminal domain-containing protein, producing the protein MNALLEPVATTQASLERVLPALQAVLPAHALLWHAEDTTPYECDGLTAYRERPLAVALPETEEQVQGVLRACHALGVPVVARGAGTGLSGGAMPHRGGVTLSLARFNRILAIDPASRTARVQCGVRNLAISEAAAAHGLYYAPDPSSQIACTIGGNVAENSGGVHCLKYGLTVHNVLRVRGFTAAGEPVVFGSEALDAPGYDLLAAVIGSEGMLAVAIEVTVRLIPKPQLARCIMASFDDVRKAGDAVAAVIAAGIIPAGLEMMDKPMTAAVEDFVHAGYDLAAEAILLCESDGTPEEVQEEVARMDQVLRAAGATAIAVSRDEAERMRFWSGRKNAFPASGRISPDYMCMDSTIPRKRLADILLAIQAMEKKYGLRCANVFHAGDGNLHPLILFDANDADQLRRCEQFGAEILETSVAMGGTVTGEHGVGVEKLNSMCVQFSPGEMEQMRALKRAFDPAGLLNPGKVIPTLNRCAEYGKMLVRGGRLAHPDLPRF
- a CDS encoding S1C family serine protease encodes the protein MQLRASFAAGVLSLLAAAPTSAQDTGALAPEQLFERLAPSVWTVETLDANGRPLATGSAVVIAPGSLVTNCHVLTRASRVLVGRENVSYGATLDQPDPERDLCLLKVRNFTAPAVPIGSVDEVRVGSRVYAIGSPRGLEQTISDGLLSGVRRSASGDFTALQITVPISNGSSGGGLFDARGRLIGITTFMLRDAQNLNFALPASWIAEVPQRAQRALAAHAEGRQAARAPGRGQVFEYQLRDRLTGAVRTVVYRLDRVDSDRLVFNQGTRVERPGGAVVTLTQAIGGEYEVAMPPGGWITAEPQRGSAWSIRYSSGVPGQFVGMELDARTLGETTMRLKERELRVVQVAFTGYTSRTLGPATNPQGRYTATAWYAPELGRIVRFEARTRGGSGGVAFYIDEQLQLVDIRDD
- a CDS encoding DUF2846 domain-containing protein; this encodes MRCIRLAVACFSVLLAACAATGPRFTEVQANLPQLRGGEGRIFFFRDNSAVGAAVQPDIRLGGEDVGALQPGAFFFVDRPAGHYTASARTESESSVDFDLRGQDTVYVSLHITMGLLVGRPTLTLHPPDAGAAAVQSLAYTGSIPLAPNRSAPSAGRATATSPAPEPAPTPTPAPATAPSPGAVTLDDLRGLLPPAR
- a CDS encoding LysR substrate-binding domain-containing protein; this translates as MPRIPPIQCLLTFEALARLRSVTQAADELCVTPSAVSHRVRQLEQILGAKLFGRADFSLTTEGSEYLAHVREGLASLERFPGRDGSPGKRKLRLAVTPTFARSILMPRLRGFAEAYPEIDLTLQVSIPLLDVVAEDADLTIRFGRGRYADVEHLCLLTDDVTPLASPAFLREHGPFDTLDELLAARLLKSPLEPWRTWFLAHGVDAPEPTEGSSFNDIGLMCDAAAQGLGIALVRLKLGQPWLEDGRLARISERNVPSPHAHYLCWGTGAMERWECAAFADWLRKSLS